One part of the Streptomyces sp. AM 2-1-1 genome encodes these proteins:
- a CDS encoding metal-sensitive transcriptional regulator yields MTATEAPGPAGPTPPETATSPAAPPAEIVTDHDRGIHGYHHQKDEHLKRLRRIEGQIRGLQRMVDEDTYCIDILTQVSASTKALQSFALQLLEEHLRHCVADAAVKGGDEIDAKVEEATKAIARLLRT; encoded by the coding sequence ATGACCGCCACCGAGGCCCCCGGGCCCGCGGGACCCACGCCCCCGGAGACCGCCACGAGCCCGGCCGCGCCCCCGGCGGAGATCGTCACCGACCATGACCGGGGCATCCACGGCTATCACCATCAGAAGGACGAGCACCTCAAGCGGCTGCGCCGGATCGAGGGCCAGATCCGCGGCCTCCAGCGCATGGTCGACGAGGACACCTACTGCATCGACATACTCACCCAGGTCTCGGCGTCCACCAAGGCGCTGCAGTCCTTCGCGCTCCAACTGCTGGAGGAACACCTCCGCCACTGCGTCGCGGACGCCGCCGTCAAGGGCGGCGACGAGATCGACGCGAAGGTCGAGGAGGCCACCAAGGCCATCGCCCGCCTGCTGCGTACCTGA
- the pstB gene encoding phosphate ABC transporter ATP-binding protein PstB — MAKRIDISGLTAYYGSHKAIEDISMTVEPRSVTAFIGPSGCGKSTFLRTLNRMHEVTPGGRVEGKVMLDDENLYGSNVDPVTVRRTVGMVFQRPNPFPTMSIFDNVAAGLRLNGTYRKNELNDVVEKSLQGANLWNEVKDRLNKPGSGLSGGQQQRLCIARAIAVEPEVLLMDEPCSALDPISTLAVEDLISELKERFTIVIVTHNMQQAARVSDRTAFFNLSAVGMPGRLIEIDETERIFSNPSVQATEDYISGRFG, encoded by the coding sequence ATGGCCAAGCGCATCGACATCAGCGGCCTCACCGCCTACTACGGCAGCCACAAGGCCATCGAGGACATCTCGATGACCGTGGAACCCCGCTCCGTGACCGCTTTCATCGGCCCGTCCGGCTGCGGCAAGTCCACCTTCCTGCGCACCCTGAACCGGATGCACGAGGTCACCCCCGGGGGCCGCGTCGAGGGCAAGGTGATGCTCGACGACGAGAACCTGTACGGCTCGAACGTCGACCCGGTCACCGTGCGCCGCACGGTCGGCATGGTCTTCCAGCGCCCCAACCCGTTCCCGACCATGTCGATCTTCGACAACGTCGCGGCGGGCCTGCGGCTGAACGGCACGTACCGCAAGAACGAGCTGAACGACGTCGTCGAGAAGTCGCTCCAGGGCGCCAACCTCTGGAACGAGGTCAAGGACCGCCTGAACAAGCCGGGCTCCGGCCTCTCCGGCGGCCAGCAGCAGCGGCTCTGCATCGCCCGCGCCATCGCGGTCGAGCCCGAGGTCCTGCTGATGGACGAGCCCTGCTCGGCGCTCGACCCGATCTCGACCCTCGCGGTCGAGGACCTGATCAGCGAGTTGAAGGAGCGCTTCACGATCGTCATCGTGACGCACAACATGCAGCAGGCGGCGCGCGTCTCCGACCGCACGGCCTTCTTCAACCTCTCCGCGGTCGGCATGCCGGGCCGCCTCATCGAGATAGACGAGACGGAACGGATCTTCTCCAACCCGTCGGTCCAGGCCACCGAGGACTACATCTCGGGCCGCTTCGGATAG
- a CDS encoding inorganic phosphate transporter has protein sequence MDTFALIVTIGVALGFTYTNGFHDSANAIATSVSTRALTPRAALGMAAVMNLAGAFLGQGVAKTVSEGLIATPEGQKGMGILFAALVGAIVWNLVTWYFGLPSSSSHALFGGMVGAALAGGTLVHWDGVLEKIVIPMFLSPFVGLVVGYLFMVAIMWMFRRSNPHKAKRGFRIAQTVSAAAMALGHGLQDAQKTMGIVVMALVIADVEGPNDEIPVWVKIVCALMLSLGTYAGGWRIMRTLGRKIIELDPPQGFAAEMTGASIMFGSSFLFHAPISTTHVITSAIMGVGATKRVNAVRWGVAKNIILGWFITMPAAALVAAASYGVVYLLFG, from the coding sequence GTGGACACCTTTGCGCTGATCGTGACCATCGGTGTCGCGCTCGGCTTCACGTATACGAACGGCTTCCACGACTCCGCGAACGCCATCGCCACCTCGGTCTCCACCCGCGCGCTGACCCCGCGGGCGGCCCTGGGGATGGCCGCGGTGATGAACCTGGCCGGCGCGTTCCTCGGACAGGGGGTCGCGAAGACGGTCAGTGAGGGGCTCATCGCCACGCCCGAGGGCCAGAAGGGGATGGGCATCCTCTTCGCGGCGCTGGTCGGCGCGATCGTCTGGAACCTCGTCACCTGGTACTTCGGCCTGCCGTCCTCCTCCTCGCACGCGCTCTTCGGCGGCATGGTCGGTGCGGCGCTGGCCGGCGGCACGCTGGTGCACTGGGACGGAGTGCTGGAGAAGATCGTCATCCCGATGTTCCTCTCCCCGTTCGTGGGCCTGGTCGTCGGTTACCTGTTCATGGTCGCGATCATGTGGATGTTCCGGAGGTCCAACCCGCACAAGGCCAAGCGCGGTTTCCGGATCGCGCAGACGGTCTCGGCGGCGGCCATGGCGCTCGGTCACGGTCTCCAGGACGCGCAGAAGACGATGGGCATCGTCGTGATGGCCCTGGTCATCGCCGACGTCGAGGGCCCGAACGACGAGATCCCGGTCTGGGTCAAGATCGTCTGTGCGCTGATGCTCTCGCTCGGTACGTACGCGGGCGGCTGGCGCATCATGCGGACACTCGGCCGGAAGATCATCGAGCTGGACCCGCCGCAGGGTTTCGCGGCCGAGATGACCGGCGCGTCGATCATGTTCGGTTCGTCCTTCCTCTTCCACGCCCCGATCTCCACCACGCACGTCATCACCTCCGCGATCATGGGTGTCGGTGCGACGAAGCGGGTCAACGCGGTCCGCTGGGGTGTCGCCAAGAACATCATCCTGGGCTGGTTCATCACCATGCCGGCGGCGGCGCTCGTCGCCGCGGCGAGTTACGGCGTCGTCTACCTGCTCTTCGGCTGA
- the pstC gene encoding phosphate ABC transporter permease subunit PstC yields the protein MASTTPIDSPPAPPARQVPPAKSTGRAGDKVFLGLSRGSGILLLVIMASIAVFLTYRAVLAVSKDEGNFLTTFDWNPAGDPPVFGIAVLLFGTVVSSIVAMVIAVPIAVGIALFISHYAPRKLAAPLAYVVDLLAAVPSIVYGIWGALVLVPNLEGLNLWLDQFFGWTYLFEKTEVGVARSLFTVGILLAIMILPIVTSVSREVFLQVPKMNEEAALALGATRWEVIRLSVLPFGRSGVISASMLGLGRALGETMAVATVLSPSFLISFHLLNPGGGTFAQNIAAKFDEANQLGRDALIASGLVLFVLTLLVNGAARLIIARRKEYSGANA from the coding sequence ATGGCCTCCACCACACCGATAGACAGTCCGCCGGCGCCGCCGGCCCGTCAGGTCCCTCCGGCGAAGTCCACCGGGCGCGCCGGCGACAAAGTCTTCCTGGGGCTCTCCCGGGGTTCGGGCATCCTGCTGCTCGTGATCATGGCGTCCATCGCCGTGTTCCTCACCTACCGCGCCGTACTCGCCGTCTCGAAGGACGAAGGCAACTTCCTCACCACCTTCGACTGGAACCCGGCGGGCGACCCGCCGGTCTTCGGCATCGCGGTCCTGCTCTTCGGCACCGTCGTCAGCTCGATCGTCGCGATGGTCATCGCGGTCCCGATCGCCGTCGGCATCGCCCTCTTCATCTCGCACTACGCGCCGCGCAAGCTGGCCGCGCCGCTCGCCTACGTCGTCGACCTGCTCGCCGCGGTCCCCTCGATCGTCTACGGCATCTGGGGCGCCCTCGTCCTGGTCCCGAACCTGGAGGGGCTCAACCTCTGGCTCGACCAGTTCTTCGGCTGGACCTACCTCTTCGAGAAGACCGAGGTCGGCGTCGCCCGCTCGCTCTTCACCGTCGGCATCCTGCTCGCGATCATGATCCTGCCGATCGTGACCAGCGTCAGCCGCGAGGTCTTCCTCCAGGTCCCGAAGATGAACGAGGAAGCCGCCCTGGCCCTCGGCGCCACCCGCTGGGAGGTCATCCGCCTCTCGGTGCTGCCCTTCGGCCGCTCCGGCGTGATCTCCGCCTCGATGCTCGGCCTCGGCCGCGCCCTCGGCGAGACGATGGCCGTCGCCACCGTCCTGTCGCCGAGCTTCCTCATCTCGTTCCACCTGCTCAACCCGGGCGGCGGCACCTTCGCCCAGAACATCGCCGCGAAGTTCGACGAGGCCAACCAGCTCGGGCGTGACGCCCTGATCGCTTCCGGTCTCGTCCTCTTCGTGCTCACCCTGCTGGTCAACGGCGCGGCCCGGCTCATCATCGCCCGCCGCAAGGAGTACTCGGGGGCCAACGCATGA
- the pstA gene encoding phosphate ABC transporter permease PstA encodes MSHAPTGVQDRPTPTPPSAGNLSRRALPRWAPLGFAVAAIVLGVGIGTAAGLDSRVQWGLISALLFLAISYVTTTAVENQRQAKDRLATSVVWVCFILAIIPLASLIWTTVSRGAKVLDGYFLSHSMAGVLSTEAGGGVYHALVGTLEQVGIATVISAPIGLLTAVYLVEYGKGALAKAVTFFVDVMTGIPSIVAGLFILSIMLMTDLGPSGMLGALALTILMIPVVVRSTEEMLKLVPNELREASLALGIPKWRTILKVVLPTAIGGITTGVMLAIARVAGETAPIILLVFGSQLINTNPFEGPQSSLPFYIWEQYKVGSEASYDRAWGAALVLIAFVMILNLVARGIARWKAPQH; translated from the coding sequence ATGAGCCACGCACCGACCGGCGTCCAGGACCGTCCGACGCCCACGCCCCCGTCCGCCGGCAACCTCAGCCGCCGCGCCCTCCCGCGCTGGGCGCCGCTCGGGTTCGCCGTCGCCGCGATCGTCCTCGGTGTCGGCATCGGCACCGCGGCCGGCCTGGACAGCCGCGTGCAGTGGGGCCTGATCTCCGCCCTGCTCTTCCTCGCGATCTCCTACGTCACCACCACCGCGGTGGAGAACCAGCGCCAGGCGAAGGACCGCCTCGCGACCAGCGTGGTCTGGGTCTGCTTCATCCTCGCGATCATCCCGCTCGCCTCCCTCATCTGGACGACGGTGAGCCGGGGCGCGAAGGTCCTCGACGGCTACTTCCTCTCCCACTCGATGGCCGGGGTGCTCTCCACCGAGGCGGGCGGCGGCGTCTACCACGCGCTGGTCGGCACCCTGGAGCAGGTCGGCATCGCGACCGTCATCTCCGCCCCGATCGGCCTGCTGACCGCCGTCTACCTGGTGGAGTACGGCAAGGGCGCGCTCGCCAAGGCCGTCACCTTCTTCGTCGACGTGATGACGGGCATCCCCTCCATCGTCGCCGGCCTCTTCATCCTGTCGATCATGCTCATGACCGACCTGGGGCCCTCCGGCATGCTGGGCGCGCTCGCCCTGACGATCCTGATGATCCCGGTCGTGGTCCGCTCCACCGAGGAGATGCTCAAGCTCGTCCCCAACGAGCTGCGCGAGGCGTCGCTCGCCCTCGGCATCCCGAAGTGGCGCACCATCCTGAAGGTGGTCCTGCCGACCGCGATCGGCGGCATCACCACGGGCGTCATGCTCGCCATCGCCCGTGTCGCCGGTGAGACCGCGCCGATCATCCTGCTGGTCTTCGGCAGCCAGCTGATCAACACGAACCCCTTCGAAGGTCCGCAGTCGTCGCTCCCCTTCTACATCTGGGAGCAGTACAAGGTCGGCTCCGAGGCGTCGTACGACCGTGCCTGGGGCGCCGCTCTGGTGCTGATCGCCTTCGTCATGATCCTCAATCTGGTGGCCCGCGGCATCGCCCGCTGGAAAGCCCCGCAGCACTGA
- a CDS encoding DUF47 family protein, with protein sequence MRFRLTPRETSFYDMFSASADNIVTGSKLLMELLGADSSSRAEIAERMRAAEHAGDDATHAIFHQLNSSFITPFDREDIYNLASSLDDIMDFMEEAVDLVVLYQVEELPKGVEQQIEVLARAAELTAEAMPGLRTMDNLTEYWIEVNRLENQADQIHRKLLAQLFNGKYDAMEVLKLKQIVDVLEEAADAFEHVANTVETIAVKES encoded by the coding sequence GTGCGCTTTCGTCTGACCCCCAGGGAGACGAGCTTCTACGACATGTTCTCCGCATCAGCGGACAACATCGTCACGGGCTCGAAACTCCTGATGGAACTGCTCGGAGCGGATTCTTCCTCCCGGGCCGAGATCGCGGAGCGCATGCGGGCGGCGGAACACGCGGGGGACGACGCCACCCACGCGATCTTCCACCAGCTGAACTCCTCCTTCATCACGCCGTTCGACCGCGAGGACATCTACAACCTCGCGTCCTCGCTCGACGACATCATGGACTTCATGGAGGAGGCCGTCGACCTGGTCGTCCTGTACCAGGTCGAGGAGCTCCCCAAGGGTGTCGAGCAGCAGATCGAGGTGCTGGCCAGGGCGGCGGAGCTGACCGCCGAGGCCATGCCGGGGCTGCGGACCATGGACAACCTCACCGAGTACTGGATCGAGGTCAACCGGCTGGAGAACCAGGCGGACCAGATCCACCGCAAGCTGCTCGCCCAGCTCTTCAACGGCAAGTACGACGCCATGGAGGTGCTGAAGCTGAAGCAGATCGTGGACGTGCTGGAAGAGGCGGCCGACGCGTTCGAGCACGTCGCCAACACCGTGGAGACCATCGCGGTCAAGGAGTCCTGA